From Staphylococcus delphini, one genomic window encodes:
- a CDS encoding NAD(P)H-binding protein: MKPHVLLAGGTGYIGQSLIKELRDTTILHTISQYPESQSHTDVTVIKGDIYHYADVLRAMEKIDIAVYFLDPTKHSAKVTRALAKDLNLIAADNFGRAAAQQQVKEIIYVRGSQFDDETVKQLGAYGVPVRTTEHAVKRPQISVEFQTSKYNDIRIAHHIPRPQPWNLAQWIQQLRIWLTITPGTRVTVEQEGQQFKVYRKNSAQLLMQIELEKIDDDLYRLVMTQGRLARLNQGKRAQIEFRYIRQFDFVIAHVFDFIPNALWPVAYFVQVPFIQMMLRGFDTKCRIHHFQYRKQNGEDLRYTKD; this comes from the coding sequence ATGAAACCGCATGTGTTGTTAGCTGGAGGTACCGGTTATATCGGCCAAAGCTTAATCAAAGAATTGCGTGATACGACGATACTACATACTATCTCACAATATCCTGAAAGTCAGTCGCATACGGACGTCACAGTGATTAAAGGTGATATTTATCATTATGCGGATGTGTTACGTGCAATGGAAAAAATAGATATTGCAGTCTACTTTTTAGATCCGACGAAACACTCAGCCAAAGTGACACGTGCATTAGCGAAAGATTTAAATTTAATTGCGGCTGATAATTTTGGACGTGCTGCCGCGCAACAACAAGTGAAAGAAATCATATATGTGAGGGGAAGCCAGTTTGATGATGAAACAGTCAAACAATTAGGTGCTTATGGCGTCCCTGTTAGAACGACTGAACATGCTGTCAAACGTCCGCAAATTTCTGTTGAATTTCAAACGTCAAAATACAACGATATTCGTATTGCACATCATATCCCAAGACCTCAACCTTGGAATTTAGCGCAATGGATTCAACAATTGCGCATATGGCTCACGATCACACCGGGCACGAGGGTTACGGTTGAACAAGAAGGCCAACAATTCAAAGTGTACCGCAAAAATAGTGCGCAGTTGTTAATGCAGATAGAGTTGGAAAAAATAGATGATGATTTGTATCGACTCGTGATGACACAAGGGCGTTTAGCACGATTAAATCAAGGCAAGCGTGCACAAATTGAATTTCGATACATTCGTCAATTCGATTTTGTGATTGCCCACGTCTTTGATTTTATTCCAAACGCACTCTGGCCGGTCGCATATTTTGTTCAAGTACCCTTTATTCAAATGATGCTGCGTGGTTTTGATACGAAATGTCGCATTCATCATTTTCAATATCGTAAACAAAACGGAGAGGACTTACGTTACACAAAGGACTGA
- a CDS encoding GNAT family N-acetyltransferase — protein MTITIREVSINDVEALTTLMQQVFEESEYMLYDPGEYMPSFENAISRIEAVITSPHLTILVAENEHQLVGYLTVTTQKLRRIEHQAKISMAVLRQFQGLGIGFDLIQHCKKWCQERGITRIALTVVTENKTAIHLYERAGFKVEGEMRHTLKIQGQYFNELIMAYLLSEPTDESH, from the coding sequence ATGACGATTACAATCAGGGAAGTCAGTATCAATGATGTGGAAGCATTGACTACACTGATGCAACAAGTTTTTGAAGAATCAGAATACATGCTTTATGATCCAGGTGAATATATGCCTTCATTTGAAAACGCGATTTCACGTATCGAAGCTGTCATCACTTCACCCCATCTCACCATCCTCGTCGCAGAAAATGAACATCAATTAGTCGGTTATTTGACGGTGACCACTCAAAAACTTCGTCGTATTGAACATCAAGCAAAAATTTCCATGGCGGTGCTACGTCAATTCCAAGGCTTAGGTATTGGCTTTGATTTAATTCAACATTGTAAAAAATGGTGTCAAGAACGCGGGATCACTCGAATTGCGTTAACTGTAGTCACTGAAAATAAAACAGCTATTCATCTATATGAACGTGCCGGATTTAAAGTTGAAGGTGAAATGCGCCACACTTTAAAAATTCAAGGGCAATATTTTAACGAACTGATTATGGCTTATTTATTAAGTGAACCGACAGATGAATCACATTGA
- a CDS encoding alpha/beta hydrolase: MTNRRKRWILITVIILIVIAGLITGYFLNSRASKVGENKVSIQNKNVSAFENITYMEGLPNSQLDILMPKHVNAYDKLPVIFWAHGGGFIAGDKQYKNPLLAQIVERGYVVVNVNYALAPEYQYPTPLIQMNNAVRFIKAHEQELPINLDEVIIGGDSAGAQINSQFTAIQTNAQLRADMGFEQQFKPEQLKVAIFFGGFYDMQTVRSTEFPRIDLFMRSYTGVKHWETRFKNIAEMSTKNQITSDFPATYLSVGDADPFMSQNVSFADALEKKGVVVERFFFDGSHQLKHQYQFHLQKPESKENIQKVLGFLSRNTSNTQVNTEVKDDIHTEINLNPYDM, encoded by the coding sequence ATGACAAATCGTAGAAAAAGATGGATTTTGATTACCGTCATTATTCTTATTGTTATAGCCGGTCTGATAACCGGCTATTTTTTGAATTCTCGTGCCTCCAAAGTGGGTGAGAATAAAGTTTCGATTCAAAACAAAAATGTTTCAGCTTTTGAAAATATTACATATATGGAAGGACTTCCAAACAGTCAATTGGATATTTTAATGCCGAAACATGTGAATGCCTATGACAAATTGCCAGTTATTTTTTGGGCACACGGCGGTGGCTTTATCGCAGGGGATAAGCAATATAAAAATCCTCTACTGGCGCAAATTGTAGAGCGCGGTTATGTTGTGGTGAATGTCAATTATGCGTTGGCTCCGGAATACCAATATCCGACCCCACTTATTCAAATGAACAATGCAGTTCGTTTTATTAAGGCACATGAGCAAGAGCTACCGATTAATTTAGATGAAGTGATTATCGGCGGGGATTCTGCGGGCGCACAAATTAACAGTCAGTTTACAGCGATTCAAACGAATGCGCAATTGCGTGCTGACATGGGGTTTGAACAGCAATTTAAACCAGAACAACTGAAAGTAGCTATTTTCTTTGGTGGTTTTTACGATATGCAAACCGTACGTTCGACTGAATTTCCAAGAATTGATTTATTTATGAGAAGCTATACAGGCGTGAAACATTGGGAAACACGGTTTAAAAATATTGCTGAAATGTCGACGAAAAATCAAATTACGTCTGATTTCCCAGCCACTTATTTGTCAGTAGGTGATGCGGATCCGTTTATGAGCCAAAATGTTTCTTTTGCTGATGCGTTAGAGAAAAAAGGTGTTGTTGTAGAACGCTTTTTCTTTGACGGTTCACATCAATTAAAACATCAATATCAATTTCATTTACAGAAACCAGAGTCTAAAGAAAATATTCAAAAAGTATTGGGCTTTTTAAGTCGAAATACGTCTAACACACAAGTGAATACAGAAGTGAAAGATGACATTCATACAGAAATTAATTTAAATCCGTATGATATGTAG